From one Triticum aestivum cultivar Chinese Spring chromosome 4B, IWGSC CS RefSeq v2.1, whole genome shotgun sequence genomic stretch:
- the LOC123092769 gene encoding uncharacterized protein, producing the protein MPKTSSSPSPTVAPMNPLLPSSSSYLKSHHPPDPDPGSPNPSPCSYLLHVDADDEALIQIPGGPNPSPGDPVASSLALPPVDPTPHISSQFYTFTAASHALMLRCILAGRPAVAEEVRAATSPSVLASWRAVWKDRNEDTAYLTAWKRIQDKLAASADGRHLHFKSNPAQRVSHVGQWLDIVSEAHADPDLLRHLGLKDTVERIRQAWTVGAKFYGIPESFVRVCVAACPVCKAAPAGQPDSAISSPGRGKRRRRFEYTETLDVPARDVPRRLQQLAAKHKVVLCIRQKYIRYKPFMAEVKDYACHRAGVPTSSSGNTVSSSASASEAKKPRGLKREPYQSKRCGCGFRIRAIVPIANYNEKDKSFVYQEEGTAVFKLYAVHSGHEPGPLDGSARIVHRLVGHQGTFEFDPDIYDINEEGEPSFTIKGDVDVDIDDSHQAVLQQVRELRAEVVSLEGKVAKMHPELLGSLSNELSEVLHRIRKFNLDGNTYQPEETLMMGNEVGGWATGVVSHHLDHHDGAFCKEDDMLDDDDTDFGSSLGPIVSWDRMAAECEDRKMLMGDSPKCDKWMLKENVGDFDEKSILNCGDEDGGEDSKIIKPLMHDDTMVTDSSLLGIQIDGFYSGPKWYDSPVGLDSSGDAGDVSFRHGLV; encoded by the coding sequence ATGCCGAAGACCTCCTCGTCGCCATCCCCCACCGTCGCCCCCATGaatcccctcctcccctcctcctcctcctacctcAAATCCCACCACCCGCCGGACCCGGACCCCGGCTCCCCGAACCCCAGCCCCTGCAGCTACCTCCTCCACGTCGACGCCGACGACGAGGCGCTGATCCAAATCCCCGGCGGCCCGAACCCTAGCCCGGGGGACCCCGTCGCCTCCTCGCTCGCGCTGCCGCCCGTCGACCCGACGCCGCACATCTCCTCGCAGTTCTACACCTTCACCGCCGCCTCGCACGCGCTCATGCTGCGCTGCATcctcgccggccgccccgccgtcgccgaggAGGTCCGCGCCGCCACCTCCCCCTCCGTGCTCGCCTCCTGGCGGGCGGTCTGGAAGGACCGGAACGAGGACACCGCCTACCTCACCGCGTGGAAGCGCATCCAGGACAAGCTCGCCGCCTCGGCCGACGGCCGCCACCTCCACTTCAAGTCCAACCCCGCGCAGCGCGTCTCCCATGTCGGCCAGTGGCTGGACATAGTATCGGAGGCGCACGCGGACCCGGACCTTCTCCGCCACCTCGGCCTCAAGGACACCGTTGAGCGTATCAGGCAGGCCTGGACTGTGGGAGCCAAATTCTATGGTATTCCCGAATCATTTGTCAGGGTATGTGTTGCTGCGTGCCCTGTTTGTAAGGCTGCACCTGCTGGACAGCCTGATTCTGCTATCTCATCGCCAGGACGAGGCAAGCGGCGGCGCAGGTTTGAATATACGGAGACGCTGGATGTGCCGGCACGAGACGTGCCGCGCCGGCTACAGCAGCTGGCTGCCAAGCACAAGGTGGTCCTCTGTATTAGGCAGAAGTATATAAGGTATAAGCCATTCATGGCCGAGGTGAAGGATTATGCATGCCATCGTGCTGGAGTGCCAACTTCAAGTAGTGGGAATACTGTGTCCTCTTCAGCCAGTGCCTCTGAGGCGAAGAAGCCACGGGGGCTGAAGCGGGAGCCATACCAATCCAAGAGGTGTGGCTGTGGGTTCCGTATCAGGGCTATTGTGCCCATAGCCAATTATAACGAGAAAGACAAGAGTTTTGTATATCAAGAAGAGGGCACTGCAGTGTTCAAGCTTTATGCCGTGCACTCAGGTCATGAGCCCGGGCCACTTGATGGCAGTGCTCGGATTGTTCACAGGTTAGTTGGGCATCAGGGGACATTTGAGTTTGATCCAGACATTTATGACATCAATGAGGAAGGTGAGCCTAGCTTTACAATTAAGGGGGATGTAGATGTTGACATTGATGACTCGCATCAGGCAGTCTTGCAACAAGTCCGGGAACTCAGAGCAGAGGTGGTCTCCCTAGAAGGGAAGGTGGCTAAGATGCACCCAGAGCTATTGGGTTCTCTTTCCAATGAGCTATCTGAGGTGTTGCACAGGATTAGGAAGTTTAATTTGGATGGCAACACTTACCAGCCAGAGGAGACATTGATGATGGGCAATGAGGTCGGGGGATGGGCGACTGGTGTTGTGTCGCACCATTTAGATCATCACGATGGTGCATTCTGCAAGGAGGATGACATGCTTGATGACGATGATACTGATTTTGGTTCAAGCCTTGGGCCCATCGTCTCATGGGATAGAATGGCAGCAGAGTGCGAGGACAGGAAGATGCTAATGGGTGATAGCCCAAAGTGTGATAAGTGGATGCTGAAGGAGAATGTTGGTGACTTTGATGAAAAGAGTATTCTTAACTGTGGGGATGAAGATGGTGGCGAGGATTCCAAGATT